A portion of the Sphaerochaeta pleomorpha str. Grapes genome contains these proteins:
- a CDS encoding DUF1302 family protein, translating to MTHFKKTLIVGMAGVLLLQGSIAFADDSFGSFFDSMESTELSSSASSSALTINGYADLTSRAYVSKDNTLNSNCDYYATMVDPSVRLDFTYDGTDSEMRGKLLFRNDPTEILDELTYKAFLGDFVVEAGKSKIVWGRGDNLHVLDLFNANDYSDFLIPDYLDRRISEDMLQVTWNMSNALSLEAVWTPSMTADKIPTSGIWAPAAGTQLVTLGTSYVTNLAKTAYSTAYNSAYAAVLASSGTAEAAAATAALAGVSAASAITDTYSSASDFLPDTNSLKYSQYGLRLTGSYGPVDFGAQYYLGHYKTPSVSYTANATGVTDFNLSYDRLQVFGIDGAGVLGRCNLRGEVAYYLTEDIDGDDASVHNNSLQYLAGFDTNLPYNEMNLNVQLIGSYIFNNDKISSSSDMDYNAAGKYLTDKLVLQFSDSYNHAKAKPSISVIWGIEQKDLIVMPKFEYQLKDGFMVTALAFLFTSDEDGEFAAYANNDFIQVQASYSF from the coding sequence ATGACACATTTTAAAAAAACCTTGATCGTAGGGATGGCAGGAGTTCTTCTTCTGCAGGGCAGCATTGCCTTTGCAGACGACAGCTTCGGATCATTCTTTGACTCAATGGAAAGTACAGAGCTTTCCTCCTCGGCATCTTCCAGTGCCTTGACTATCAACGGCTATGCAGATCTTACAAGCAGGGCCTATGTATCCAAAGACAATACGTTGAACAGCAATTGCGATTACTATGCCACCATGGTTGACCCTTCTGTTCGCCTGGACTTTACCTATGATGGCACCGATAGCGAAATGAGAGGCAAGTTGCTCTTCAGAAATGACCCAACCGAAATCCTTGACGAATTGACCTACAAGGCTTTCCTCGGCGACTTCGTCGTAGAAGCAGGCAAGTCAAAAATAGTCTGGGGACGCGGGGACAACCTCCATGTATTGGACTTGTTCAATGCAAATGATTATTCAGATTTCCTCATCCCTGACTACCTTGACAGAAGAATCAGTGAAGACATGCTCCAGGTGACCTGGAATATGAGCAATGCATTGAGTCTGGAAGCTGTATGGACACCTTCCATGACTGCCGATAAAATTCCTACCAGTGGAATCTGGGCTCCTGCAGCAGGGACGCAATTGGTCACTTTGGGAACTTCCTATGTCACCAACTTGGCCAAAACTGCATATTCCACAGCCTACAACTCAGCATATGCAGCTGTTCTTGCTAGTTCGGGAACGGCAGAAGCAGCCGCAGCAACTGCAGCTTTAGCCGGTGTATCAGCAGCTTCTGCAATAACCGATACCTATAGCAGCGCCTCTGACTTCCTCCCCGATACCAACTCCCTGAAATACAGCCAGTACGGTCTTCGCTTGACCGGGTCCTACGGCCCTGTCGATTTCGGTGCCCAGTATTACCTTGGCCATTATAAGACCCCTTCTGTGTCTTATACTGCCAATGCAACCGGGGTAACAGATTTCAATCTTTCCTATGATCGTTTGCAGGTCTTCGGTATTGACGGTGCAGGGGTGTTGGGAAGATGCAACCTTCGCGGTGAAGTTGCTTACTACCTGACCGAGGATATTGACGGAGACGATGCTTCAGTCCACAACAACAGTCTGCAGTATCTTGCCGGTTTCGATACCAACCTCCCCTATAACGAAATGAATTTGAATGTACAGCTCATCGGAAGCTACATCTTCAACAATGACAAAATTTCCTCAAGCAGCGATATGGATTACAATGCCGCAGGGAAATATCTGACTGACAAGCTTGTGCTGCAGTTTTCTGACAGCTATAACCATGCGAAGGCCAAACCATCAATCTCTGTTATCTGGGGAATTGAGCAAAAAGATTTGATCGTGATGCCAAAATTCGAATATCAGTTGAAAGATGGCTTTATGGTTACTGCCCTTGCTTTTCTGTTCACCTCAGATGAGGATGGTGAATTTGCAGCTTACGCCAACAATGATTTCATCCAGGTACAAGCTTCCTATAGTTTCTAA